The following coding sequences lie in one Scatophagus argus isolate fScaArg1 chromosome 9, fScaArg1.pri, whole genome shotgun sequence genomic window:
- the cmtm8b gene encoding CKLF-like MARVEL transmembrane domain-containing protein 8b: MERNTVGSARRTPSGPEWNMSTSTLAFDQHFTATAKGLLLMAEIVCGMLVWILVGGTEYFHLSSLCWVMFVSVLCWVLTVCLFIVYLTGAHNRIPQIPWTTLLLCLNCSATALYLVTAVVDGLSVNQAIRGRHNYNCWAASAFFAFLTTLCYTGSSYLSYREWKTTEEEP; the protein is encoded by the exons atggagagaaacactGTGGGGTCAGCACGCAGGACTCCTTCAGGACCAGAATGGAACATGTCGACCTCCACCCTGGCCTTTGACCAGCACTTCACCGCTACTGCCAAGGGATTACTCCTCATGGCTGAGATA gTATGCGGTATGTTGGTGTGGATTCTGGTAGGCGGCACAGAGTACTTTCAcctgtcttctctctgctgggtgatgtttgtttctgtcttgtgCTGGGTTCTCACTGTTTGCCTGTTCATAGTTTACCTCACTGGAGCCCACAACAGGATACCACAGATCCCCTGGACTACactg TTGCTGTGTTTGAACTGCAGTGCTACAGCTCTATATCTGGTGACAGCGGTAGTTGATGGCCTCTCAGTCAATCAAGCCATTAGGGGTCGACACAACTACAACTGCTGGGCAGCATCTGCA TTCTTTGCATTTCTCACCACACTGTGCTATACAGGAAGCAGCTACCTGAGCTATCGTGAATGGAAAACCACAGAAGAGGAACCGTAG
- the LOC124065389 gene encoding zymogen granule membrane protein 16-like: MYSLLVFAVLCASCLAGSVSQSYSFSQSVGGGSGSSFSTSGQGRITAVRVWEVPNAYITGIQLRYEYIWSALVGRQYATVHEMELYPNEAIVQVSGKYQHHYIYQLIFVTSRGRFLIVGQPVQTSFNMYPVHEDGELRILSGRTNSAGITALAAHWDVMSMDQSNSTDIST; this comes from the exons ATGTATTCTCTCCTGGTGTTTGCTGTGCTCTGCGCCAGCTGCCTGGCAGGTT CTGTCTCACAGAGCTACTCCTTCTCTCAAAGTGTTGGAGGTGGTAGTGGTAGTTCCTTCTCCACCAGTGGACAGGGAAGGATCACAGCGGTCAGGGTCTGGGAGGTTCCCAATGCATACATCACCGG TATCCAGCTACGATATGAGTACATCTGGTCTGCACTGGTCGGTCGCCAATATGCCACTGTGCATGAGATGGAGCTTTATCCAAACGAGGCTATTGTCCAG GTTTCTGGTAAATACCAGCACCACTACATCTATCAGCTGATATTTGTGACCTCCAGAGGGCGCTTTCTGATCGTCGGCCAGCCTGTACAG ACATCCTTCAACATGTACCCAGTCCACGAGGACGGAGAGCTCAGAATACTGAGTGGCCGAACCAATTCTGCTGGAATTACAGCACTGGCGGCTCACTGGGATGTGATGTCCATGGATCAGAGCAACAGCACTGACATTAGCACATAA
- the LOC124065388 gene encoding zymogen granule membrane protein 16-like: MYSLLAFAVLCVSGLASPALVHYSFSQSVGGGSGTSFSTSGQGRITAVRVWEVPNQYITGIQLRYEYIWSALVGRQYATVHEMELYPNEAIVQVSGKYHSNYIYQLIFVTSRGRFLIVGQPIQTSFNMYPVHEDGELRILSGRTNSAGITALAAHWGVVYMDQGNSTDIST, encoded by the exons ATGTATTCTCTCTTGGCGTTTGCTGTGCTCTGCGTCAGCGGCCTGGCAAGTC CTGCCTTGGTGCACTACTCCTTCTCTCAAAGTGTTGGAGGTGGCAGTGGTACTTCCTTCTCCACCAGTGGACAGGGAAGGATCACAGCGGTCAGGGTCTGGGAGGTTCCCAATCAATACATCACCGG TATCCAGCTACGATACGAGTACATCTGGTCTGCACTGGTCGGTCGCCAATATGCCACTGTGCATGAGATGGAGCTTTATCCAAACGAGGCTATTGTCCAG GTTTCTGGTAAATACCACTCCAACTACATCTATCAGCTGATATTTGTGACCTCCAGAGGGCGCTTTCTGATCGTCGGCCAGCCTATACAG ACATCCTTCAACATGTACCCAGTCCACGAGGACGGAGAGCTCAGAATACTGAGTGGCCGAACCAATTCTGCTGGAATTACAGCACTGGCGGCTCACTGGGGAGTGGTCTACATGGATCAGGGCAACAGCACTGACATTAGCACTTAG